Proteins encoded by one window of Longimicrobiales bacterium:
- a CDS encoding DUF4159 domain-containing protein, with protein MTPLRLIMLGLLAGTSMTLGAAVYSLDGGQPATIDYASNLLGDAAPQNTGAPYDGQYHFVRIAYQSGRGGGGFGRRGGRGGASWAHDYPRADQNFLAILQETTLIRTTRASSNVITLADPELFRFPIAYIVEPGRWNPSATEVEALGDYLLKGGFLIVDDFRGPRELDNLEFYLRQALPDHRMMPVENSDEIFDSFFRVVPQDVVPPYGGYPPFWYGIYEDNDPSKRLMVVINANNDMAEYWEYSDYGYVQIDLTNEAYKLGVNYIAYALTH; from the coding sequence TCGGCGCTGCCGTGTACAGCCTCGACGGTGGGCAGCCCGCGACGATCGACTACGCCTCGAATCTCCTGGGGGATGCTGCACCTCAAAATACTGGTGCCCCGTATGACGGCCAGTACCACTTCGTACGTATCGCCTACCAGAGTGGGCGGGGTGGTGGAGGCTTCGGCCGCCGTGGAGGACGCGGGGGGGCATCCTGGGCACACGACTATCCGCGTGCTGACCAGAATTTTCTTGCCATCCTTCAAGAAACGACGCTCATCCGGACGACCCGAGCGTCATCCAACGTCATCACGCTCGCGGATCCGGAGCTTTTCCGCTTCCCGATCGCTTATATCGTCGAGCCCGGGCGCTGGAACCCCAGCGCGACCGAAGTGGAAGCACTCGGTGATTACCTGCTGAAGGGCGGATTCCTGATCGTCGACGACTTCCGGGGCCCGAGAGAGCTCGACAACCTCGAATTCTACCTGAGGCAGGCGCTTCCGGACCACCGCATGATGCCCGTGGAGAACTCGGATGAGATCTTCGATTCGTTTTTTCGGGTTGTGCCTCAGGACGTAGTGCCGCCGTATGGCGGATATCCGCCTTTCTGGTACGGCATCTACGAAGACAATGACCCATCGAAACGCTTGATGGTGGTCATCAACGCAAACAATGATATGGCCGAATACTGGGAATACAGTGACTACGGCTACGTCCAGATCGACCTGACGAACGAAGCCTACAAGCTGGGCGTGAACTACATCGCCTACGCGCTAACGCACTAG
- a CDS encoding MoxR family ATPase, producing MSEAIGAVQLDDANDVALADKLTNGREQMISELRKLIVGQEEVIEQVLLSLFVGGNSLLIGVPGLAKTLLIHSIAQVVDLNFSRIQFTPDLMPSDITGTDIIQEDADTGQRSMVFAPGPIFSNIVLADEINRTPPKTQAALLEAMQEHRVTVQGRTYTLEEPFYVFATQNPIELEGTYPLPEAQLDRFMFEIAINHLNEKDELEVIRSTTGNQKPEFSHAVTGPDLLAFQELVRRVPVSESVLRYAVGLVRLTRPDSPGDVPDFVKKWIAYGASPRAAQYLVLGSKARALTQGRYHVTFEDIQALAHPVLRHRILTNFHAESEGKTTSALVDMLLEQAPLPSSGM from the coding sequence TTGTCTGAGGCAATCGGAGCCGTACAGCTGGACGACGCCAACGATGTTGCGCTCGCCGATAAGCTGACGAACGGCCGGGAGCAGATGATCAGTGAGCTTCGCAAGCTGATCGTCGGGCAGGAAGAAGTCATCGAGCAGGTACTGCTCTCGCTCTTCGTCGGCGGCAACAGTCTGCTGATCGGAGTGCCTGGGCTGGCCAAGACACTGCTCATTCACAGTATCGCTCAGGTCGTCGACCTGAATTTTTCCCGCATTCAGTTCACTCCCGACCTCATGCCCTCGGACATCACGGGCACCGACATCATCCAGGAGGATGCGGATACCGGGCAGCGCTCTATGGTGTTCGCGCCGGGGCCGATCTTCTCGAACATCGTCCTCGCCGATGAGATCAACCGTACGCCGCCCAAGACCCAGGCTGCGCTCCTAGAGGCGATGCAGGAGCACCGCGTCACAGTCCAGGGACGCACGTACACACTCGAAGAGCCGTTCTACGTCTTCGCGACCCAGAACCCGATCGAGCTCGAGGGCACCTACCCTCTCCCAGAAGCACAGCTGGACCGCTTCATGTTCGAGATCGCGATCAATCATCTCAACGAGAAAGACGAGCTCGAGGTCATTCGCTCCACGACTGGGAACCAGAAGCCCGAGTTCAGTCACGCCGTCACCGGCCCGGACCTGCTCGCCTTTCAAGAGCTCGTCAGGCGCGTTCCGGTGTCAGAATCGGTCCTACGGTACGCGGTCGGTCTTGTACGCCTGACACGCCCGGATTCGCCCGGTGACGTCCCGGATTTCGTAAAGAAGTGGATCGCGTATGGGGCCTCACCGCGTGCCGCTCAGTATCTCGTCCTGGGCTCGAAGGCTCGTGCACTGACGCAGGGGCGCTACCACGTGACCTTCGAGGACATTCAGGCTCTCGCACATCCAGTTCTCCGGCATCGCATCCTCACCAATTTCCACGCTGAATCCGAAGGCAAGACGACGAGTGCACTCGTCGATATGCTGCTTGAGCAGGCGCCCCTCCCGTCCTCCGGGATGTAG
- a CDS encoding DUF58 domain-containing protein, whose protein sequence is MATSRTRPTAAGTQFLDPAVLGRIGNLELLARTVVDGFLTGLHRSPYLGFSTDFAEHRPYMPGDDIRRIDWPLFARTDRHYIKLFEAETNANFSVLLDVSASMSYGSHSLSKLDYSRYLAACLAYFSSKQRDRVGLATFDHEVVDYIPPSMKHLDTILHTLDRAEAGRPGSLEAPMLKITDMLGRKGILIVISDFYEEPDRVLAALEPLRARGHDVVVFHVMDPYEIEFPFEDASGFEDLETQEQIPVIPGKLKDDYLAMVNAHLATLQKRFTDNRIDYTLLDTSKPLDTALSQYLLSREKMSKGR, encoded by the coding sequence TTGGCCACTTCTCGCACGCGCCCTACGGCTGCAGGAACGCAGTTCCTCGACCCGGCTGTTCTCGGGCGGATCGGGAATCTGGAGTTGCTCGCGCGTACTGTCGTGGACGGCTTCCTGACCGGGTTGCACCGATCGCCCTACCTCGGCTTCAGCACGGACTTTGCCGAACACCGTCCGTACATGCCCGGCGACGACATACGGCGGATCGACTGGCCGCTCTTTGCGCGCACAGATCGACACTACATCAAGCTGTTCGAGGCTGAGACGAACGCGAATTTTTCCGTTCTTCTCGATGTGTCTGCGTCCATGAGCTACGGGAGCCATTCCCTGTCGAAGCTCGACTACTCGAGATACCTCGCCGCATGCCTCGCTTATTTTTCGAGTAAGCAGCGGGACCGTGTCGGGCTCGCCACGTTCGACCATGAAGTCGTCGATTACATCCCGCCGTCCATGAAGCACCTCGACACGATCCTTCACACGCTTGACCGCGCAGAGGCAGGACGACCTGGGAGCCTTGAGGCACCCATGCTCAAGATCACGGATATGCTGGGACGCAAAGGCATCCTCATAGTGATCTCGGACTTCTACGAAGAGCCAGACCGGGTGCTGGCCGCGCTGGAACCGCTGCGTGCACGTGGGCACGACGTCGTGGTCTTCCACGTAATGGACCCGTATGAGATCGAGTTCCCGTTCGAGGACGCGTCGGGATTCGAAGACCTCGAGACGCAGGAGCAGATCCCGGTGATTCCGGGCAAGCTGAAGGACGACTACCTGGCGATGGTGAACGCACATCTGGCCACTCTGCAGAAGCGGTTCACTGACAACCGGATCGATTACACCCTGCTCGATACGTCCAAGCCGCTCGACACGGCCCTTTCCCAGTACCTGCTGTCTCGCGAAAAAATGAGTAAGGGTCGATGA